tttttattataaattaatataggtTTGAAAACATCAATAAATTAATACTATAtcttaaatttcataaataaatataattatttaacaaaaagTAGATATCGGacataaatgaaaatatatttaaaaaaattcaactataTGAAGATACAAAtatgaagcaaaaaaaaaagtattttatatatctcaattattttcaaataacCGGACCAAATTAAACTATCATATAcattctttctttaaaaaaaatatgaatatcgctaataataattattttaacactaAATTTTACAAGTTgatattctttaaaaatattctaCATTTTCCCGTTGGAATATcgcttataatatttatttttcaaatactaAATCTTACAAGTTGATATTACTTCATATGGTATAGTTGTTTAGGCAATAGAATATTGTTTtcctttctatttatttttgtaattattatcATATTCACAACAACaatagaataaaatatatttgttCTATTCTCATTAAAtatctatataaaaattatatttatagagccaatttattaaatgaattataggTAGAGTGATGAATTATATGATCGTTTGGAGAAAAACGAATGGTTTCATCCTTGGATTTGATTATTTCAAatagtgttttttaattattttatataaaaccatgaaaataattacaaaaccTATGCCATTTATAATTCTTCTCACATGGGGGAAGTGAGAAACTGTTTTAGgggataaaattgaattataatttttttaagggaTTAAATAACATTTTTTCATATTAAGAGatcaaagtaaaattttattataaattatttagatttttattACTTCTAAAGGAATTTggttgaatatttttatttttacgagtGTCAACCCTTTGATTGTTGTCTATGCATTCTAACTCTTAAATACGAGAAACAATACATATAAATACATTCAAACTCTTATCCTCTTACTTgctaataacaataatataaattaaactaagCTAAACCAACAAAATATCCGAGCGAATAAGCTAAAGTGTGAAAATTTATTGTGAAACTTTTAGATTATAAATGGGAATTTAATAAGAAGAGACATAAattacaatataaatattttactgttaactaaaaatgaaatacatgagTAACAAACAAAGTAGTGATGGTACCAAGACAAGGTTTTGAATACAATTATAGGAGTTTTAGCAACAGATTGTTGGCGACACCCTACCTAAATCCATAATAAAATTCCACAACTACTaccttttaaatttataaattaataaaataaaatatattactatTAATAAAAATGGAAACAAGGTATTGAATACAAAATATGAAAGTTTTAGCAACAGATTCGTTGTTGTTGCCGACAGGGACGTCCTACctaaatctataataaaattcCACAACAACTccctttttataattataaatcttATATACCCTGAGCCATTGACCAATTTTTGGACAGTTAAATTTACGACTTTTCAGCCTCGATAGCCACATTTAAGgtcagttcttcattgcttttaaaaagtatttttgaaaattttaagtgtttGGTAGCTGTCAagaagtacttttgagaaataaaatgtccattttagacatgatattataaagcaacaaatatgtatttaaataatgttcaaattagttaatattatgatattttagaatatataaactatatttaaatatttaaatataataattaaatatttataattgatattgacacaattgtattattttaaaaattattttttatttttaattattgcttttaacacatttgtattattagatattaacataacatagaaaacataaacctaacaaattaaaatattacatatatttggattaaagttttaaaaagagataatatttatataccaaatataaatactaaaaattttgggagaaaacaaaggttaaaaatgtaaataaaagccaaaagcacttttggctgaagaaaaaattaaaatttttaacttctcCATCTGCCAAAAAGTGccttttttaagttaaaaatttttcTGAAATAATATCGGTTCTTTAATGCTTTTAAGGGAAAAACACTTTTTATTCCAAAAGCCCATCTGAGAAGCATTAAAGAACGGGCCTTAATCATCGGTAAGAAATCTCTAACCATTCTTAAACCTTGTTTttatgaatgttttttttttagcaaaataaaattttaatcgaGAAGTCAAATAAACAGTACATAGCTGGGAGACTTTGAGAATCATACAAGTCTCATAACTTTAACTAGTAATGTACATAGGAATATATGGACCGATTAATAAAACTGACAGCCTCGCATGTGGATTTTCAATTTATCCAACATCAGTATGAGCTGCTATCTAATTGATTAATGTCTTTAAATATTCCCCTCAACCATTCATCACATGTTCAAATTCTTTCCTTCTCAATTTTGGCTCCAAACCCATTacatcttttcctttttcatttcgaTACTTTcagatgaaatttcttttaagtaaaatgtaattaaaatttaaaatttaaaattgctttctttctttcttttaactAAATCCAACATACAtcataatatgtaatttttttttatgatttaacttcgagatatttatgaaaaaaattaacctTCCATCAATGAATcataatttgtattttatatttatattttatgatgTCTATATAACTTAAGTGAATCCTTAAAATCTTAATATGGACTGAATTTTGAGATGTAGAATACACAATTTACAAAAGCTACTATTGAATCTAAGCAGATTGAGATAATTTAAGTTgagttaaatcaaatttaaaaattttagataattttgatTTGGATAGTTTAGGATTTTAATAAATACAAATTTCTAGGTAGATTtactttaagttttttttttaaatttagatttgattcatttcaaattatttttttgaacatcTAATTCAATTGTGAAAGCGCCTGAGAATTTATAAGTTTCCACAATACTTAAAATGTGTTTCAGTACGCTCGAATATAAGGGTGAGcaaaatttgattcgattcgaaaaacttgataaaaaattcaaattttgaattaaatagttcgagttatttgagttaatcaagttattcgtatcaactcgaataaaaaaataagttttttggtttaactcgaatatgaattacacaattcgagttatccaaaaatttgaataaaaaaatgcaaaactacatcatttgataaatgtttacctatcaagttaaaagataaaaccattatattatttatgtagttaaataatcttgtacttcgtctGCTAGTTAAGTAATCAATCTATATAAacacaacattgagtataaataataaaattcgtTAATTtgactcgatttgaaaaaaattcaaattgaatttaATTGCTAAAATAAGATTTGTCAAATCAACTAATTTAAAAGTTGTTGACTCAATCGAATTCTCGCCCTTACTCATATCATATCCtcctaaattaagaaaattagaATCTTAGTGTAATCTTAAAtttgaataagtttaattttagattatttaaaattagaataaaatgagataattttttgtttaaatttgaattcaatttttaaattcatGCAAAAACTTATAAGTTTAAAGCCAAAGCATTTGGGTACTAGAAATCGTAGTAGAGGTAACGGTCAAATGTTAATTCCAAAGACTTGAAAGCgacattttaaacaaaattaggCGAGAGGACAGAGGCACTGAGTTTGCTATTTGAGGAAATGAATGGTGGTGTGGCTCAAAACAAGGATGTGTCAGTTGATAGCAGAGCAGTATCGGGTACAAAGATGCCAGCCACTAAGAAAAGGCCGCTTGTGTTGTGTAGAGCCCAAGGGATCAGTCTTTGGACCAAATCCATTAAATTGTCTAAAGATGTTTTAAGCATTGATGATTACCAATTACTTCAAGCCCAAGCACCATTATTCTTTACTTTAGATCATTAAGGTTGCCTTTGTAGCTTTGATTCAGTAACAAATAATTTACATTATTCAAGATAAGTTTTAGGTTGAAGTTCTTATGATTTTGCAACAAAGTAAATTATGAGAACTCCCCCATCACTTGAACaaacttttaacattttatttataaatcacaatattttataaaatttgtaagaattacATCTCAAGCAATTTGCATAAATGCGAGTTAGATTGAAAAGCTTAATGTGacctaaattgtaattttaaaaattaatgagaAAAATATACGAAACGCCCTCCACCCTTCTCAACCTTTTACAAAACGGTGTAGTTGCCAACTGTAAAAATggtttttaaaggattaaaaaggCACAAACTTTAACCAGTTTCAACATGCTTGGTTTTCAAAAGTTAAGacttcaaagaaataaaagaaaaacattactttaaaaagttatttatattttcatgctTTGGATTAAAAAAGAAGGGGGATTTGATCTTTTGTCTTTGCTTTCAATATTGACTATCACAGTGTTGATATTCAATTCATTCATGAACTCAAAGTAAACCAAATTTCTTCAGTTTCAAGGGCTCTTGGAGGGGCCCTAAAGGATGTTTTAAAATCATGATTAAAGATGCTCCTGCTCTTCTTTCATCTAGCAATTTACCCTatccatttctcttttctttcttgctTTTTTGCCTATTCAGTCCTTACTCTTATTACTTAGTTttctttaatattatttgaaGTAATTTACGTATGACTTCAATTTTTGTTCAAATAATTTTGTTGATCAATGTTTTAGATATGTtgggtttattttttattaatgatgGTCCCATGTTGGGGCATTGGTACACCAATCATGGATTCTAGCAATGAATAGAGCCAACAAAACATCTCTCATATTCCCATCATAAGGAGAAAGTATTGTTCAACAATGATGGCAGTAAGTGCACTGAAATGGTGGCAAAAAGCATGGATAAGCATGCAAAAACCATAGCTATCCAAAAAtcgaaaattgatttaatttctaaattttgcTTTTGTTTCGATTCAaccataattaaacatattaattagctttaatttttacaatataaaatactcaacttCGAGTTTTAATATGCACGATTATAATGTGTGAGtctttaattgaattttagtCTAATTTTTTGTTTACTATAGTTTCTATTAGTTTGATTTTACTTTATGATTACTCCGATATATGTTTAGGTTCTtttatttgtataaattttttagtaaaatagataaatataatAATCTAAAAACAATACACTAAATTTAAAAgttctttttagaaaaaaaaagggaataatTAAATAGGCTTCAATAAATGAGTAAACgcaaatcgaaaaaaaaaaatgAGATGGTTGTGCAATGGGAAGTACTTTCACTTCACTTACATCAACAAAAGCAAATGAGGATTGAGGGGTGAAGGAACGTAAAGCTAAGCTTAAAGTGAAACAAAGATTCTTGCTAAAAGCTAAATCGTGGATTGTAGTAGCAGACATACACTAATGAATTGCATTCTTACTTTTTGaccattctattttattttttgaatttttctaataCGTGTTATACATATCAACTAaagattgtttaaaaaaaagcaatatttttattaagttaaataattggttatacatatatgtaaatcattTTCTATATGgaactttttaatttaatcaaagttTAACTGATTATTCTCGTAAAGTAATATTAGATTATGACATgagtgaaaaatatatataaattatatttgttaaaagtttatatgataataaaataaaattttggatgAAATGGTAAAGTAAAAAGTCTAAAATTCATTGTATCGTAAGTTTAAATCACATAATGTATGGGTTTTTATCGATTTTAgacaaaatgataaatttaaccctcaatgttcacatttttttttctaaattgacCATTGCTTTTTAGTTAAGTTTGACCACAAACTTTCAAAAAGAGTCAAATCGGTTTTTTAACTAAAATGCggactaaaaatatcaaattttttaacGATGTTGGTGGACAACCCTTGTGATAATCTATATGTACGTTATGCTAACATGACGCTATTTATCATATATGAtacatcaacaaataatttaaaattataaaaatattttttaaataaaaattcaaaaagaaaatatagaaagttcataaaaattccaaaaaaaaaagtatgaagTATACATGGAGAGCCATATGTGATGCAATGTTTAAAAGTTTAAAGTTTTagtcaataatattatttttattaaaaatattagttcattTCTTTTTGAAGGTTGATagtcaaattcaaatttttaaaaaggttgagggccaaattgttaaaagaggtaaacattaaaaattaaatttatcattttatcttaattttatacaaaaaaaaacaatatcttttgctttataaaaaaatatgtttttaataattttttaatggagTTAATTTCTAgtaactcaaaataataataataaaaattaaagtacaaTACACGTTAAAAAGCTCTTTTTCTAGTATCTCTTAATTGGTATTAAAAATCACTATATTTATGCCCCAAATCCAAGAGGTCAATGAGGGAACCCATGAAAGTTTTGCCTTTAAAAGGTTTGGAATCCTATGTGAAATAGTCATTAAAAGAATCTCACACATACAAGTTGGATTAATCAAAGTTAACCCTGCCCAATAATGATACATGGATAATTAATTTGATGGAAATTTATACTATATATTAGCTATAGCTTTTTCAATTGTTCCTTAGAATTACTACATTGGAAGTTGCAAAGTACAACAAACATAGAAGATAATTATCTCTTCCTTTTGTAGTTAAGATAAGATAATATTAATTACTACCACCTCTTAAttgattaattcatttttttttgaaaaagattaattcattattgAACTCATTGGTAGGGCAtccattttatactaaaacaaatttatatatatagatcaCAAAAGTCCTAACACCAGCCATGTTTTGAAGAATTCTTATATGCATAATATACATATGTGAAGAGCTTTAGGCACACAACATATAATTTTTATGCTGCAAATATTTCATATCTTTAAAGCTATATAGGGCATATGATTCTCAATCTTATTATAAAAGTAGGTTAAGTGATAATGTCTCATCTAATTTCAAGGATACGATGCTGATTTGGAGACATGATTGATTGTCTCTTAATCTCCTAATTAATTACCAAAAGGTTAAATCTTCCAAaagcatatatataataattataatttgaatCAAATATACCTATATATTACCTAGTAGTACTACATATATTCTTTTTTCTTGCATTGGTTTAGACAAAAGATCCCCATTGTGGTCCAAGAATAACCCTCTTTAACTTTGCTTTGCCTTTGCAGAAGTGAGCAATTGATGAATTTTAAGTCATAATAATCAAATGTTCCTTggaccattttttttttaaagtagtctcatcaagaaagataaaaaaagaaaaaggcacaAAGACACTGATATAACATTGCTGATACCATACATCAATTACATGCATGCCCTATGTACTTTAATATTAGCTTAAGTACTTCAACTGAAGTCTTTCAAACATGATTCATCTAAAGAtctaaaataaagaaacaaacaaaagaaaaagaaagcaagaTCTGGGGTTGCCTTGTCTGATCTCTCTCTTGGGACTGCAGTACCTGAAACCAGAGACATATGTTTACATACTATGccttaatttcacaaattaggacAAAAAGTTGTCAAGTGGTAtacccaaaaatgaaaattttattaattagtaTGAAGATTTGTGGGTGGAGTCCCTGGGTGCATTGCATCTGAAACATTCCATCCTGCTGGCAAAGTTGTGTTCATTGCAACCCGACCTTGTCAATTAATACCAGAAATTAGAAAAGATTTCACGTCCAACTTTATGTTTAAGCATGCaacgtatatatataaaatgataacaTGCACTCCATATATATAGTGTTAATTAATGGAAAAAAACCTGGTGCAAATCCAGTCTCCAGATTTCCAGTTAGAGCGACTAGAGCTGCCAGTGCTAAAACCATAACCCCTCATACGTGGGATGTCACTTTCAAATCCTCCAGATGATTCATCTTTGGCTGCACCACATTTGAAGCAGCTCGACCTGCTGGCGAAGTTGTGAGCACCGCAGTTGCCCACAGTGCAATACCAGTCACCAGGCCTAACATCGGGTCCAGTAAACCCGAAAGATGAGCCACCCCTGCCACCAAAGCTTCCATAGTCGCCGCCTCTGTCACCACCACCAGGTCTTGGTTCTCCACAGCGCTGGCATGAGTCCCTTCTTTGGAAGTTGAGGTGTTGGCATGACCTGCAATTCCAGTCTCCTGGCCTGCTCATATTTTCTCCCCTACTACAC
The genomic region above belongs to Gossypium hirsutum isolate 1008001.06 chromosome D05, Gossypium_hirsutum_v2.1, whole genome shotgun sequence and contains:
- the LOC107942875 gene encoding zinc finger Ran-binding domain-containing protein 2, whose product is MSRPGDWNCRSCQHLNFQRRDSCQRCGEPRPGGGDRGGDYGSFGGRGGSSFGFTGPDVRPGDWYCTVGNCGAHNFASRSSCFKCGAAKDESSGGFESDIPRMRGYGFSTGSSSRSNWKSGDWICTRSGCNEHNFASRMECFRCNAPRDSTHKSSY